One Dehalococcoidia bacterium genomic window, GCTACAACCCTCGGGTAGGTCGCTTGACCCCGATGGTAACATCGGGGCTAGATAGATGGTCACCACCCCGATTAAATCGGGGTACAGAACTCGGCTTACAGGTTTGCCTGGCCCTTTTGCTTACTAAGCATAGGAGAGAGGCTAGTGTGCGTTCTTCTTATTGATACCCCTTACCCCTTTGTAGAATACCCCAGGCCACCCCTCTCCCTGGGGTATCTTGCCGCCGTCCTGGAAAGGGAAGATGTCGATGTCCAAATTCTCGATTTTCTGGTGGCCGAGTATTCATCTGAAAAGCTTAGCAAAAAGCTCGTGGAATATCAGCCTCAGGTTGTAGGAGTTACATGCTCCACCCTTAACTATCTCACCGCTCGTCAAATCCTCCAAGTCTGCAAGGGCTGTGACCCTGATATTGTTACTGTCATTGGCGGCCCCCATGTGAGCTTTACTGCCAGAGATACGCTTGAGCAAGCCCCTTGGATCGATATCGTGGTTCTTGGAGAGGGGGAGGAGACGATAATCGAGCTAATAAGGGCATTAGAAACAGGGGGAGAGCTTGGGGGGGTTATGGGGATTGCCTTTCGCCAGGATCATAGGGTGGTGCTAACGCAACCACGCCCCTTTATTACAGATGTGGATTCCCTTCCTTTCCCCGCCTGGCACCTGGTTCCCCTCTCAAAATATTTAGCGATTAAGTCCCCTTTAAGTGTGTCTACCAGTAGGGGTTGCCCCTACAGCTGTATATTTTGCTGCGGGCCCCTCATGATGGGACATCGAGTGCGACTTCGCAGTCCCAAATTGGTGGTTGATGAGATAGAGAGGGATCACAAGGAATTTGGCATTAAAGAATTTAGCTTTATCGATGATACCTTTACCCTCAACCATAGACATGCCCAGCAAATTTGTGATGAGATAAAGGCGCGCCATCTCGATATTGAATTAGGTTCTTTCTCCAGAGCTGATCATCTGACCAAAGAGCTACTGGTAAGCATGAGAGAGGCTGGTTTCACCAGGGTTCTCTTTGGGGTTGAGTCCGCGTCTCAGAAGATATTAAACACAATTAAAAAGAAGATCGCCTTAGATGAAATAAGAGAGGGGACAAAGCTTGCCACGGAGAATGGCATCGGTGTTTTCGCAAACTTCATTCTAGGACTGCCCGGTGAAACCCCGGAAACTGCTCGGCAGAGCATGGATTTTGCCCGCGAACTGCGTGAGGAGTATGGCGCTATCTATGGCTTCCACCTATTATCCCCCTTCCCGGGAAGCGAGCTATATGAGAAGGCCGATGAATATGGCATTAGCATACTCAGTAGGGATTGGGCTGATTATGACGCTAATCGACCGATAACGGAGACCGCTGATATGAAGGCTTGGCAAGCACAGGAGATATCGGATTATTACGATCGAGCGGTAGCTTATGCCGGGGCGGAAAAGAGGCACTTGGCAGAATCTGGAGACCTCCAGTCAAAGAAGGAATTGGAGGAAAAGGAAAGCAGGGAGTTCGCCTGGAGGCTACTGAAAGGCGATGTAATCGAGAGGGTGGGAGGGATAAAGATAACTCAGAACCCCGCCCAAGGTGAGCAGGTGGAGGAGCTGGCACGACGGGTGTCACAAAGACTGGCCACCCCTCTAGATTCAGCCCGGCATGAGATGTGGAAGCTGGCTCAGAAAGGCCTGCTCAGGTGTGAGCGGGAAGGGAAAGGCTTTGTTTGGAAATGGGCTAACCTAAGCCATGATGAGGGAAAATGGCGGTGAACGATATTCCTTTAACTTCAATCGTGGAGAATCTGAGGACAAAGTTCATCGGCCAAAACATCCTTTATTATCCGGTCACCCCCTCCACTATGGATGCGGCGAAGCAGGCAATAAGGGAAGTTGCAGCGGAGGGAACCGTTGTCATCGCCGACCACCAGACTGCAGGCCGGGGGCGACTGGGCCGTGAGTGGCTTTCACCCCCAGATAGTAACATCCTGCTATCTATCGTTCTCTATCCAATGCCGGAACAGCTCCCCCGACTCACCATAGCCGCTTGCCTGGCGGTGGCACAGAGCATCGAGAAGGTCACCGGTCTTGAGACCACCATCAAGTGGCCCAACGATGTCCTCATCGCAGGAAAAAAGGTGAGTGGTATTTTAATCGAGAGCGATGCTCACGGGGACAGGGTTAACTACGCCATTGTGGGCATCGCCTTAAATGTCAATCTTGACCCCACCACCATCCCTGAGATTTC contains:
- a CDS encoding radical SAM protein, which produces MCVLLIDTPYPFVEYPRPPLSLGYLAAVLEREDVDVQILDFLVAEYSSEKLSKKLVEYQPQVVGVTCSTLNYLTARQILQVCKGCDPDIVTVIGGPHVSFTARDTLEQAPWIDIVVLGEGEETIIELIRALETGGELGGVMGIAFRQDHRVVLTQPRPFITDVDSLPFPAWHLVPLSKYLAIKSPLSVSTSRGCPYSCIFCCGPLMMGHRVRLRSPKLVVDEIERDHKEFGIKEFSFIDDTFTLNHRHAQQICDEIKARHLDIELGSFSRADHLTKELLVSMREAGFTRVLFGVESASQKILNTIKKKIALDEIREGTKLATENGIGVFANFILGLPGETPETARQSMDFARELREEYGAIYGFHLLSPFPGSELYEKADEYGISILSRDWADYDANRPITETADMKAWQAQEISDYYDRAVAYAGAEKRHLAESGDLQSKKELEEKESREFAWRLLKGDVIERVGGIKITQNPAQGEQVEELARRVSQRLATPLDSARHEMWKLAQKGLLRCEREGKGFVWKWANLSHDEGKWR
- a CDS encoding biotin--[acetyl-CoA-carboxylase] ligase: MAVNDIPLTSIVENLRTKFIGQNILYYPVTPSTMDAAKQAIREVAAEGTVVIADHQTAGRGRLGREWLSPPDSNILLSIVLYPMPEQLPRLTIAACLAVAQSIEKVTGLETTIKWPNDVLIAGKKVSGILIESDAHGDRVNYAIVGIALNVNLDPTTIPEISETATSLKEMLGRKVSRREMLIALLDEFETLYNALRRGEPIDREWRQRLETLGQRVAVRCGDEVQEGVAEGVDEDGNLLLRHSDGSLMTIAAGDVTIKSSNY